One Setaria italica strain Yugu1 chromosome II, Setaria_italica_v2.0, whole genome shotgun sequence DNA segment encodes these proteins:
- the LOC101756682 gene encoding uncharacterized protein LOC101756682 isoform X1 has translation MREPGRPEEMINRYVRLLTATENITRGLGTLALLWSTVVLLGGFVSTLRIKEFWVLTGLSILMACRTVDNFKEFQSGIYMEEAKIIRLIARMGWFRSNASVAFHHTIVLGIAFLPKCIVVLCLSTLALNVMPYVGLGISVWRLVRRDYGDAGGDAANRAKLAAALDIFYALVLLQTLVVIYWANLRVMLKYSVLHVLRVTKQQCPQVVVMYCSETTRKFKKDRELPDNWNLMTYAIGLLQSASGDDDHLWGARILDKLFDTKDIISVRQEILSSRSSIQNLIGMIGRSGTAGNIENRECAARILAHLAGDLHVAHFPGTLQCICSLLESCNQFCEACPLLEKNPDEQSRSLETFQRQDVAHMAVPIQDQTDHEQEQVVSPSSDGLAQLAQRIQPTELPKRKDAFLIVTQQIRKAIKESRFTYTFRGPKELVSQGLLILEGLTRDKVNCTEISKQQVLISKITSPLSSPDFLIIVREDTMVVPMLSKSLTALSRILACPGDGATRLRQELASTTEAVSNLMAILETDSGAAQELHGQALEILTELAFDDSFKKLEFNKLLKALLCIFLEEAPSNNTVVQVEQADRENATRLMRGKAGEALARLIPVSTARERDVYVADIISKQEAINLLTKVIDQILSSKMGADAAENFVENQPPEDRKFMAAMLSLAVVICKENVISREDFARSTPEDAALAKKLKDILKVNKQCMAESECLRVVKLTCQMVIAMTQAKPSCIRYFKEHNFKEALTETLGTMSEVDNCMLFAGNDREVIKPARSLASLVKEAQELLKTAQEQGN, from the exons GACGGTGGACAATTTTAAGGAGTTTCAAAGTGGGATCTATATGGAAGAGGCCAAAATCATTCGTTTAATCGCGCGTATGGGATGGTTCCGCTCCAACGCGAGCGTGGCCTTTCATCATACAATCGTGCTGGGTATAGCGTTCTTGCCCAAGTGTATTGTGGTCCTGTGTCTTTCAACATTGGCCCTAAATGTTATGCCATATGTGGGCCTGGGGATCTCCGTTTGGCGTCTTGTACGACGAGATTATGGCGATGCGGGCGGAGATGCTGCCAACAGAGCAAAACTGGCCGCCGCACTGGACATCTTCTATGCTCTAGTTCTGCTCCAGACCTTAGTCGTCATATACTGGGCTAATCTTAGGGTAATGTTGAAGTACTCAGTTTTGCACGTGCTACGAGTGACGAAACAACAATGCCCACAAGTAGTTGTGATGTACTGTTCAGAAACAACAAGGAAGTTTAAGAAGGACAGGGAGCTGCCCGACAATTGGAACTTGATGACATACGCTATTGGGTTGCTCCAGTCTGCATCAGGGGATGATGACCACCTATGGGGAGCAAGGATTCTAGACAAGCTCTTTGATACCAAGGATATTATATCTGTAAGACAGGAGATACTATCTTCCAGGAGCTCTATTCAGAATTTGATCGGCATGATTGGTCGGAGCGGCACAGCTGGTAACATCGAGAACAGAGAGTGCGCCGCAAGGATTCTAGCACATCTTGCCGGTGATCTCCACGTAGCACACTTCCCAGGTACACTACAATGCATTTGTTCCCTACTTGAAAGCTGTAACCAATTCTGTGAGGCCTGTCCGTTGCTGGAGAAAAATCCTGATGAACAGAGTAGGTCATTAGAAACATTCCAGCGTCAAGATGTTGCCCATATGGCAGTGCCGATCCAAGACCAAACAGACCATGAACAAGAACAAGTCGTTAGTCCATCATCTGACGGGTTAGCCCAGTTAGCCCAGAGAATACAACCAACCGAGTTACCCAAGAGAAAAGACGCATTTTTAATTGTTACTCAACAAATTAGGAAAGCTATAAAGGAGTCGAGATTTACTTATACCTTTAGAGGACCCAAAGAATTGGTTTCTCAAGGCCTGCTGATTCTTGAGGGGCTCACACGAGACAAAGTAAACTGTACAGAGATAAGCAAACAGCAAGTGCTGATCTCTAAGATCACATCACCTCTGAGCAGCCCTGACTTTCTCATCATTGTGCGGGAGGACACAATGGTTGTTCCAATGCTAAGCAAGTCACTCACAGCATTAAGCAGGATACTTGCCTGCCCTGGGGATGGCGCCACAAGGCTGCGCCAGGAACTTGCCAGTACCACAGAAGCTGTCAGCAATCTGATGGCTATTTTGGAGACTGACAGCGGAGCTGCCCAAGAACTGCATGGACAAGCCCTGGAGATCCTGACGGAGCTAGCCTTTGATGATTCTTTCAAAAAGCTGGAGTTTAACAAGCTTCTCAAGGCCCTGCTATGCATCTTCCTTGAGGAAGCGCCCAGCAATAATACTGTAGTTCAAGTGGAACAAGCAGACAGGGAAAATGCCACCAGACTGATGAGGGGAAAAGCAGGGGAAGCACTGGCCAGGTTGATTCCCGTTAGCACTGCAAGAGAAAGAGATGTTTATGTTGCTGATATAATTTCCAAGCAAGAGGCGATCAACCTATTGACCAAG GTGATCGATCAAATATTATCTAGTAAAATGGGTGCAGATGCAGCTGAAAATTTTGTGGAAAACCAGCCCCCAGAAGATAGAAAGTTTATGGCAGCCATGTTATCCCTCGCCGTGGTGATATGCAAAGAAAATGTGATCAGTAGAGAAGATTTTGCTCGATCCACCCCTGAAGATGCAGCACTTGCGAAGAAGCTCAAAGACATACTGAAAGTAAACAAGCAATGCATGGCTGAGTCTGAGTGTTTGAGAGTAGTGAAACTTACCTGCCAGATGGTGATAGCTATGACTCAAGCCAAGCCCAGCTGCATCCGATATTTCAAGGAACATAATTTCAAGGAAGCACTGACCGAGACTTTGGGAACCATGTCAGAGGTTGATAACTGCATGCTCTTTGCTGGGAATGATCGTGAGGTGATCAAGCCAGCGAGGTCTCTCGCTTCTCTAGTGAAAGAAGCACAAGAACTCCTAAAGACAGCACAAGAACAGGGTAATTGA
- the LOC101756682 gene encoding uncharacterized protein LOC101756682 isoform X2, translated as MAISGVGDWDGPNLRVMEIRIFLREGLESYSRTVDNFKEFQSGIYMEEAKIIRLIARMGWFRSNASVAFHHTIVLGIAFLPKCIVVLCLSTLALNVMPYVGLGISVWRLVRRDYGDAGGDAANRAKLAAALDIFYALVLLQTLVVIYWANLRVMLKYSVLHVLRVTKQQCPQVVVMYCSETTRKFKKDRELPDNWNLMTYAIGLLQSASGDDDHLWGARILDKLFDTKDIISVRQEILSSRSSIQNLIGMIGRSGTAGNIENRECAARILAHLAGDLHVAHFPGTLQCICSLLESCNQFCEACPLLEKNPDEQSRSLETFQRQDVAHMAVPIQDQTDHEQEQVVSPSSDGLAQLAQRIQPTELPKRKDAFLIVTQQIRKAIKESRFTYTFRGPKELVSQGLLILEGLTRDKVNCTEISKQQVLISKITSPLSSPDFLIIVREDTMVVPMLSKSLTALSRILACPGDGATRLRQELASTTEAVSNLMAILETDSGAAQELHGQALEILTELAFDDSFKKLEFNKLLKALLCIFLEEAPSNNTVVQVEQADRENATRLMRGKAGEALARLIPVSTARERDVYVADIISKQEAINLLTKVIDQILSSKMGADAAENFVENQPPEDRKFMAAMLSLAVVICKENVISREDFARSTPEDAALAKKLKDILKVNKQCMAESECLRVVKLTCQMVIAMTQAKPSCIRYFKEHNFKEALTETLGTMSEVDNCMLFAGNDREVIKPARSLASLVKEAQELLKTAQEQGN; from the exons GACGGTGGACAATTTTAAGGAGTTTCAAAGTGGGATCTATATGGAAGAGGCCAAAATCATTCGTTTAATCGCGCGTATGGGATGGTTCCGCTCCAACGCGAGCGTGGCCTTTCATCATACAATCGTGCTGGGTATAGCGTTCTTGCCCAAGTGTATTGTGGTCCTGTGTCTTTCAACATTGGCCCTAAATGTTATGCCATATGTGGGCCTGGGGATCTCCGTTTGGCGTCTTGTACGACGAGATTATGGCGATGCGGGCGGAGATGCTGCCAACAGAGCAAAACTGGCCGCCGCACTGGACATCTTCTATGCTCTAGTTCTGCTCCAGACCTTAGTCGTCATATACTGGGCTAATCTTAGGGTAATGTTGAAGTACTCAGTTTTGCACGTGCTACGAGTGACGAAACAACAATGCCCACAAGTAGTTGTGATGTACTGTTCAGAAACAACAAGGAAGTTTAAGAAGGACAGGGAGCTGCCCGACAATTGGAACTTGATGACATACGCTATTGGGTTGCTCCAGTCTGCATCAGGGGATGATGACCACCTATGGGGAGCAAGGATTCTAGACAAGCTCTTTGATACCAAGGATATTATATCTGTAAGACAGGAGATACTATCTTCCAGGAGCTCTATTCAGAATTTGATCGGCATGATTGGTCGGAGCGGCACAGCTGGTAACATCGAGAACAGAGAGTGCGCCGCAAGGATTCTAGCACATCTTGCCGGTGATCTCCACGTAGCACACTTCCCAGGTACACTACAATGCATTTGTTCCCTACTTGAAAGCTGTAACCAATTCTGTGAGGCCTGTCCGTTGCTGGAGAAAAATCCTGATGAACAGAGTAGGTCATTAGAAACATTCCAGCGTCAAGATGTTGCCCATATGGCAGTGCCGATCCAAGACCAAACAGACCATGAACAAGAACAAGTCGTTAGTCCATCATCTGACGGGTTAGCCCAGTTAGCCCAGAGAATACAACCAACCGAGTTACCCAAGAGAAAAGACGCATTTTTAATTGTTACTCAACAAATTAGGAAAGCTATAAAGGAGTCGAGATTTACTTATACCTTTAGAGGACCCAAAGAATTGGTTTCTCAAGGCCTGCTGATTCTTGAGGGGCTCACACGAGACAAAGTAAACTGTACAGAGATAAGCAAACAGCAAGTGCTGATCTCTAAGATCACATCACCTCTGAGCAGCCCTGACTTTCTCATCATTGTGCGGGAGGACACAATGGTTGTTCCAATGCTAAGCAAGTCACTCACAGCATTAAGCAGGATACTTGCCTGCCCTGGGGATGGCGCCACAAGGCTGCGCCAGGAACTTGCCAGTACCACAGAAGCTGTCAGCAATCTGATGGCTATTTTGGAGACTGACAGCGGAGCTGCCCAAGAACTGCATGGACAAGCCCTGGAGATCCTGACGGAGCTAGCCTTTGATGATTCTTTCAAAAAGCTGGAGTTTAACAAGCTTCTCAAGGCCCTGCTATGCATCTTCCTTGAGGAAGCGCCCAGCAATAATACTGTAGTTCAAGTGGAACAAGCAGACAGGGAAAATGCCACCAGACTGATGAGGGGAAAAGCAGGGGAAGCACTGGCCAGGTTGATTCCCGTTAGCACTGCAAGAGAAAGAGATGTTTATGTTGCTGATATAATTTCCAAGCAAGAGGCGATCAACCTATTGACCAAG GTGATCGATCAAATATTATCTAGTAAAATGGGTGCAGATGCAGCTGAAAATTTTGTGGAAAACCAGCCCCCAGAAGATAGAAAGTTTATGGCAGCCATGTTATCCCTCGCCGTGGTGATATGCAAAGAAAATGTGATCAGTAGAGAAGATTTTGCTCGATCCACCCCTGAAGATGCAGCACTTGCGAAGAAGCTCAAAGACATACTGAAAGTAAACAAGCAATGCATGGCTGAGTCTGAGTGTTTGAGAGTAGTGAAACTTACCTGCCAGATGGTGATAGCTATGACTCAAGCCAAGCCCAGCTGCATCCGATATTTCAAGGAACATAATTTCAAGGAAGCACTGACCGAGACTTTGGGAACCATGTCAGAGGTTGATAACTGCATGCTCTTTGCTGGGAATGATCGTGAGGTGATCAAGCCAGCGAGGTCTCTCGCTTCTCTAGTGAAAGAAGCACAAGAACTCCTAAAGACAGCACAAGAACAGGGTAATTGA